The following are encoded in a window of Candidatus Fluviicola riflensis genomic DNA:
- a CDS encoding DNA polymerase III subunit alpha — protein sequence MFLIFDTETTGLPRDWNAPLTDLDNWPRAVQIAWQLHDSDGNLLENKDFLIRPDGYDIPFDAERIHGISTALATQEGADLDEVLVQFKDALNRSQFVVGQNVGFDVNIMGAELLRRGVETNLHELPVLDTCTETTAGLTKLPGGRGGRFKLPTLTELHEYLFQVPFGEAHNATADVEATTRCFFELVRREVFTLEELKAEPDFFEKFKSLHPSQIQPIGLVHINLKEASAKLKEVVAPSAGDIDREAARVRLKNAPFVHLHNHTQFTILQSTMDVKSLIKQAMQHKMPAVALTDTSNMMGAFHFEKAISGINKQIKADRAEAEEKGELFDQQEIMPIIGCELYVCRDRKDKQNKDNGYLVVFLAKNKNGYHNLVKLASLAYTEGMYYVPRIDKTIVEQYKEDLIVLTGGLSGEVPNLLLNVGEKQAEEALLWWKNQFGSDLYVEVMRHGQEDEDRVNASLIKLAQKHEVSLVATNNTFYAAEQDANTHDILLCVRDGVQVATPKGKGRNFRFGLENEQYYFKSSEEMKELFLDLPEAIESVGEILAKIEPYPLAREVLLPAFDIPEEFVDPLDATDGGKRGENAYLRYLTYKGAEKRYPVITDEIRERLDFELETVARTGYPGYFLIVQDFCQAARDMGVSVGPGRGSAAGSAVAYCIQITNVDPIAYDLLFERFLNPDRVSMPDIDIDFDDEGRGRVIDWVINKYGSNQVAQIITYGTMAAKSSIRDAGRVLNLPLLDTNMLAKLIPDNFSLDAIFNWEEPKIAEKLNNAVDMANVQELRSISRGFDLRAEVLRQAQRIEGSVRNTGIHACGVIITPDDITNFVPVALAKDSSMWCTQFDNSVAEEAGLLKMDFLGLKTLTLIKDAVKNVKKRHNIDLDPDTFPIDDLPTYELFQRGETVGIFQYESPGMQKYMRELKPSVFADLIAMNALYRPGPLEYIPDFVKRKNGEQEIKYDLDACEEFLAETYGITVYQEQVMLLSQKLAGFSKGDADVLRKAMGKKQRYILDKMKPQFVEQGGQRGHDPVVLEKIWKDWEAFASYAFNKSHSTCYAWIAYQTAYLKANYPAEFMAAVLSNNLNDISQVTFFMEECRRMGVAVLGPDVNESAYEFTVNTAGAIRFGLGGIKGLGSGPVECIIQERAENGPFSSIFEMTKRVNLRLVNKKAMESMAYAGCFDSFSNIHRAQYFYPDGNGRTFLENAVRFGASLQENENSSQVSMFGESSDIKMPEPQVPVCEEWPTLMKLNFEKEVVGIFISGHPLDDFRLEIEAFCSGKVEMLTKLPEYYGRELLIAAIVTDIQHLTTKTGKPFGIMNIEDYAGGTKLYLFGDNYLKFDRFMKKDLIIAIRGKVQEGPYKDKITGLKPIEFAISNIEQLENLLETRSTTLNITIPIKSLDQLLMGKLETLFMESEGKCSVKFTVVDVLDDIKVTMPSRKLKIEPSVKMINAIKELQLEVELEGS from the coding sequence ATGTTCTTGATTTTTGATACCGAAACAACGGGTTTACCACGCGATTGGAATGCTCCTTTGACCGATTTAGACAATTGGCCGAGAGCAGTTCAGATTGCCTGGCAATTGCACGATTCGGACGGTAATCTTCTGGAAAATAAGGATTTTTTGATCCGGCCGGATGGTTATGATATTCCATTTGATGCTGAGCGAATTCATGGAATTTCAACCGCTTTGGCAACACAGGAAGGAGCTGATTTGGATGAGGTTTTGGTGCAGTTCAAAGACGCGCTGAACCGCTCGCAGTTTGTGGTCGGTCAAAACGTTGGATTCGATGTCAACATTATGGGCGCAGAACTTCTGCGTCGCGGTGTGGAAACCAACCTGCATGAGTTACCGGTGCTCGATACCTGTACCGAAACTACGGCAGGACTGACCAAACTTCCCGGTGGACGCGGTGGGCGATTTAAATTACCGACACTTACCGAGTTACACGAATATTTATTCCAGGTTCCGTTTGGTGAAGCCCACAATGCGACTGCCGACGTTGAGGCAACCACGCGTTGTTTCTTCGAATTGGTTCGTCGTGAGGTATTTACGCTTGAAGAATTAAAGGCAGAACCTGATTTCTTTGAGAAATTCAAATCGCTTCACCCAAGCCAGATCCAACCGATCGGATTGGTGCATATCAATCTCAAGGAAGCCAGCGCGAAACTCAAAGAAGTGGTCGCGCCAAGTGCCGGAGATATTGACAGAGAAGCAGCGCGTGTACGACTCAAAAACGCGCCTTTCGTGCACTTACACAACCATACCCAATTCACGATCCTGCAATCGACCATGGATGTGAAAAGCCTCATCAAACAGGCAATGCAGCACAAAATGCCGGCGGTAGCGCTTACGGATACTTCCAATATGATGGGCGCTTTTCATTTCGAAAAAGCCATCTCAGGAATCAATAAACAAATCAAAGCCGACAGAGCGGAAGCCGAAGAAAAAGGCGAACTATTTGATCAGCAGGAAATAATGCCGATCATCGGTTGTGAGCTTTATGTGTGCCGCGATAGAAAAGACAAACAAAACAAAGACAACGGTTACCTGGTTGTTTTCCTTGCGAAAAATAAAAACGGTTACCATAACCTCGTGAAACTGGCTTCGCTGGCCTATACCGAAGGAATGTACTACGTTCCGCGTATTGACAAAACAATCGTGGAACAATACAAAGAAGATCTGATCGTACTGACAGGCGGTTTGTCGGGTGAAGTGCCGAATTTATTACTCAATGTAGGTGAAAAACAAGCCGAGGAAGCACTGTTGTGGTGGAAAAATCAATTCGGTTCTGACTTATATGTTGAAGTCATGCGCCATGGCCAGGAAGACGAAGATCGTGTAAACGCGTCTCTGATAAAACTTGCTCAGAAACACGAAGTTTCGCTGGTTGCAACCAATAACACTTTTTATGCCGCCGAACAGGATGCTAATACACATGATATTCTCCTGTGCGTGCGCGATGGTGTTCAGGTAGCTACGCCGAAAGGAAAAGGCCGTAATTTCCGGTTTGGCCTCGAAAACGAACAATACTACTTCAAATCGTCGGAGGAAATGAAGGAATTGTTCCTTGATTTACCCGAAGCAATCGAATCGGTAGGAGAAATTTTAGCGAAAATAGAACCGTATCCGCTGGCTCGTGAAGTATTGCTTCCTGCCTTTGATATTCCGGAAGAATTCGTTGATCCGTTGGATGCGACCGATGGCGGAAAACGTGGTGAAAATGCCTATTTGCGCTATTTGACCTATAAAGGTGCCGAAAAACGTTATCCGGTCATCACCGATGAAATTCGTGAACGACTGGATTTTGAACTGGAAACGGTTGCACGTACCGGTTATCCCGGTTACTTCCTGATTGTTCAGGATTTTTGCCAGGCAGCGCGCGATATGGGTGTTTCCGTTGGTCCGGGCCGTGGTTCGGCAGCAGGTTCAGCCGTCGCCTATTGTATCCAGATCACGAATGTCGACCCGATTGCTTATGATCTGCTCTTTGAGCGTTTCCTGAATCCTGACCGTGTGTCGATGCCCGATATCGATATCGATTTCGACGATGAAGGCCGCGGCCGTGTGATCGACTGGGTAATCAATAAATACGGTTCCAACCAGGTAGCACAGATCATTACGTATGGAACAATGGCGGCGAAATCATCTATTCGCGATGCGGGACGTGTTTTGAATCTGCCTTTGCTGGATACGAACATGCTGGCGAAGCTCATTCCGGATAACTTTTCACTCGACGCCATTTTTAACTGGGAAGAACCTAAAATAGCCGAAAAACTGAATAATGCCGTTGACATGGCGAACGTACAGGAATTGCGTTCCATTTCCCGCGGTTTTGATTTACGTGCCGAAGTTTTACGTCAGGCACAACGTATTGAAGGTTCGGTCCGGAATACAGGAATTCACGCCTGTGGTGTGATCATTACGCCGGACGACATTACCAATTTCGTACCGGTGGCGCTGGCTAAAGATTCGTCCATGTGGTGTACCCAATTCGACAACTCGGTAGCTGAAGAGGCAGGGTTGCTGAAAATGGACTTCCTGGGTTTGAAGACATTGACGCTTATCAAAGACGCGGTGAAAAACGTCAAAAAGCGCCACAATATCGACCTCGATCCGGATACGTTCCCGATTGATGATTTGCCGACTTACGAGTTATTCCAGCGTGGTGAAACTGTCGGAATCTTCCAATACGAGTCACCCGGAATGCAAAAATACATGCGTGAGCTCAAGCCGTCGGTTTTTGCCGATCTGATCGCCATGAATGCCTTGTATCGTCCGGGTCCGCTTGAATACATTCCCGATTTCGTAAAACGGAAAAACGGCGAACAGGAAATCAAGTACGATTTGGATGCCTGTGAAGAATTCCTTGCCGAAACTTACGGGATTACCGTTTATCAGGAGCAGGTAATGTTGTTGTCGCAAAAACTGGCCGGTTTCTCGAAAGGTGATGCCGATGTTTTGCGTAAAGCAATGGGTAAAAAGCAGCGTTACATCCTGGATAAGATGAAACCGCAGTTTGTGGAACAAGGCGGACAACGTGGCCATGATCCGGTGGTTTTGGAAAAAATCTGGAAAGACTGGGAAGCATTTGCGTCCTATGCCTTCAACAAATCGCACTCGACGTGTTATGCATGGATTGCTTACCAAACGGCCTATTTAAAAGCCAATTATCCGGCCGAATTTATGGCTGCGGTATTGAGTAATAACCTCAATGATATTTCACAGGTAACGTTTTTCATGGAAGAATGCCGACGTATGGGTGTTGCCGTTTTAGGTCCGGATGTGAACGAATCTGCATACGAGTTTACGGTAAATACCGCCGGAGCGATCCGTTTCGGCTTAGGTGGAATCAAAGGTTTGGGTAGCGGCCCCGTGGAATGTATCATCCAGGAACGTGCTGAAAACGGGCCTTTTTCTTCGATTTTCGAAATGACGAAAAGAGTCAACTTGCGTTTGGTGAACAAAAAAGCCATGGAAAGTATGGCTTATGCCGGTTGTTTTGACTCGTTCAGCAACATTCACCGTGCGCAGTATTTTTATCCGGATGGAAACGGACGAACATTCCTCGAAAATGCGGTTCGTTTTGGTGCCAGTTTGCAGGAAAACGAGAATTCATCACAGGTTTCGATGTTCGGTGAATCGTCGGATATCAAAATGCCCGAACCACAAGTGCCGGTGTGTGAAGAATGGCCGACACTGATGAAACTCAACTTCGAAAAAGAAGTGGTCGGGATTTTTATTTCAGGCCATCCGCTCGACGATTTCCGCCTGGAAATAGAGGCTTTTTGCAGCGGAAAAGTGGAAATGCTTACCAAACTTCCCGAATACTACGGCCGTGAATTGCTGATTGCAGCAATTGTTACTGATATTCAACATCTGACTACCAAGACCGGAAAACCATTCGGGATCATGAATATTGAGGATTATGCCGGTGGAACCAAGTTGTACCTGTTCGGTGATAACTACCTCAAGTTTGACCGTTTCATGAAAAAAGACCTCATCATTGCCATCCGTGGCAAGGTGCAGGAAGGTCCGTACAAAGACAAAATCACCGGTTTAAAACCCATTGAATTTGCCATCAGCAACATCGAGCAACTCGAAAATCTGCTTGAAACCCGTTCAACGACGCTCAATATCACGATCCCGATCAAGTCATTGGACCAATTGCTAATGGGTAAACTCGAAACGCTGTTCATGGAATCGGAAGGCAAATGTTCGGTGAAATTTACTGTAGTCGACGTATTGGACGATATCAAAGTAACGATGCCATCGCGCAAACTGAAGATAGAACCTTCGGTGAAAATGATCAACGCGATTAAAGAGTTGCAGCTGGAGGTTGAGTTGGAGGGAAGCTAG
- a CDS encoding peptide deformylase has protein sequence MILPIVAYGDPVLKKEAEEIDKDYPNLDQLIADMFETMYEASGVGLAAPQIGKSIRLFVVDGSPFAEDEDEEEPDPRAAGMEGFKKVFINPIIEEESGKEWGFAEGCLSIPKIREEVMRKERIKISYFDQNWQLQEEEFDGYKARIIQHEYDHIEGVLFTDHLSVLKKRLLTKRLANISQGIVEVDYRMKFPNTKKGR, from the coding sequence ATGATTTTACCCATTGTTGCCTATGGCGATCCGGTATTAAAAAAAGAAGCGGAAGAAATTGATAAGGACTACCCAAACCTTGATCAGTTGATAGCAGATATGTTTGAAACGATGTATGAAGCCTCCGGGGTTGGTTTGGCCGCTCCGCAGATCGGAAAATCGATTCGGTTGTTTGTGGTTGACGGAAGTCCGTTTGCCGAAGATGAGGACGAAGAAGAGCCCGATCCGCGCGCTGCAGGTATGGAAGGATTCAAAAAAGTATTCATCAATCCGATCATTGAAGAAGAATCAGGCAAGGAATGGGGATTTGCCGAAGGTTGTCTCAGTATCCCGAAAATCAGGGAAGAAGTGATGCGCAAAGAACGCATTAAGATTTCGTATTTCGACCAGAACTGGCAGTTGCAGGAAGAAGAATTTGACGGTTATAAAGCCCGGATCATTCAGCATGAATACGATCATATCGAAGGCGTTTTGTTTACCGATCACTTGTCGGTGCTGAAAAAACGACTGCTCACCAAGCGTCTGGCTAATATTTCCCAAGGGATTGTAGAAGTCGATTACCGAATGAAATTTCCAAACACCAAAAAAGGCAGATAA
- a CDS encoding Holliday junction resolvase RuvX, with protein MGKILSIDFGLKRTGLAISDDQKIFAFGLKTVDSKQLMAELKTLVAIEKLEEIVIGEPKRLDTSDSHITENVRLLKQTLQSEFPLVKIASLDERFTSKMASAVIAQSGMKKKDRQQKGLIDEISATIILQDYLQSRMK; from the coding sequence ATGGGTAAAATTCTCTCCATTGATTTTGGTTTAAAAAGAACAGGGCTGGCCATTTCAGATGACCAGAAGATCTTTGCGTTCGGTTTAAAAACGGTTGATAGCAAGCAACTGATGGCTGAACTGAAAACGCTCGTGGCGATCGAAAAACTGGAAGAAATCGTAATTGGTGAACCCAAGCGTCTGGATACGTCTGATTCGCATATCACTGAAAATGTTCGCCTGTTGAAACAAACCCTTCAGAGCGAATTCCCGTTAGTGAAAATAGCCTCATTAGACGAGCGGTTCACTTCGAAAATGGCTTCTGCTGTGATTGCTCAAAGCGGAATGAAGAAAAAAGACCGGCAGCAAAAAGGATTAATTGACGAAATCAGCGCAACGATTATTCTGCAGGATTATCTTCAATCACGCATGAAATAA
- a CDS encoding 2,3,4,5-tetrahydropyridine-2,6-dicarboxylate N-succinyltransferase, whose amino-acid sequence MRMRSIIEAAWDNRALLEQAETRKAIEHVIEELDKGILRVAEPMDDGTWQVNEWVKKAVVMYFPIRKMETIEVGPFEFHDKMALKKDYAKLGVRVVPHAVARYGAFVAPGVIMMPSYINIGAYVDGGTMVDTWATVGSCAQIGKNVHLSGGVGIGGVLEPLQAAPVIIEDDAFIGSRCIVVEGVRVGKEAVLGANVVLTQSTKIIDVTGESPVETKGYVPERSVVIPGSYKKTFPAGEYQVPCALIIGKRKASTDLKTSLNDALREHNVAV is encoded by the coding sequence ATCCGTATGCGATCAATCATAGAAGCAGCCTGGGACAATCGGGCATTATTGGAACAAGCCGAAACCCGAAAAGCCATTGAGCACGTAATTGAAGAACTGGATAAAGGTATTTTGCGCGTGGCCGAACCGATGGATGACGGAACATGGCAGGTAAACGAATGGGTTAAAAAAGCGGTTGTGATGTATTTCCCAATCCGGAAAATGGAAACCATTGAAGTAGGCCCGTTTGAGTTTCATGATAAAATGGCCTTGAAAAAAGATTACGCAAAACTGGGCGTACGTGTTGTACCTCATGCGGTTGCGCGCTATGGAGCTTTTGTAGCACCGGGCGTGATCATGATGCCTTCTTATATCAACATTGGAGCTTATGTAGATGGCGGAACCATGGTTGACACCTGGGCAACCGTAGGTTCATGCGCTCAGATCGGAAAAAATGTTCACCTAAGCGGTGGCGTTGGAATTGGTGGCGTACTGGAACCATTGCAAGCAGCTCCCGTAATTATCGAAGATGATGCGTTTATCGGTTCACGCTGTATCGTAGTGGAAGGCGTGCGCGTAGGCAAGGAAGCTGTTTTGGGGGCAAATGTCGTATTGACACAATCTACAAAGATCATTGATGTAACAGGCGAAAGTCCGGTTGAAACCAAAGGTTATGTCCCTGAACGTTCGGTCGTGATTCCCGGATCATATAAAAAGACTTTTCCTGCAGGGGAATACCAGGTGCCTTGTGCGTTGATTATTGGTAAACGTAAAGCTTCGACGGATTTAAAAACGTCGTTGAATGATGCGCTGCGTGAACATAATGTGGCGGTATAG
- a CDS encoding aconitate hydratase encodes MVFDLDMIRKVYAAFPERVAAAREIVGRPLTLTEKILYTHLWEGNASQAYERGKSYVDFAPDRVAMQDATAQMALLQFMQAGKKRVAVPSTVHADHLIQAKIGASADLQRSLNENNEVFNFLSSISNKYGIGFWKPGAGIIHQVVLENYAFPGGMMIGTDSHTVNAGGLGMVAVGVGGADAVDVMAGMAWELKFPKLIGVKLTGTLNGWTSAKDVILKVADILTVKGGTGAIVEYFGDGAISLSCTGKGTICNMGAEIGATTSTFGYDDSMRRYLTATGRADVVALADQIAEHLTGDTEVYANPEAYFDQVIEIDLNTLEPHINGPFTPDRGTPVSRMKAEAAANGWPTKVEWGLIGSCTNSSYEDMSRAASIVEQAVAHGITPKAEFGINPGSEQVRYTIERDGIIATFEKMGTKVFTNACGPCIGQWDRAGAEKQEKNTIVHSFNRNFSKRADGNPNTHAFVTSPEMVAALAIAGDLGFNPLTDTLTNDKGEAVKLLPPKGDELPTKGFDVEDPGYQAPAADGSGVEVLVAPDSSRLQLLESFPLWNGMNITGAKLLIKAKGKCTTDHISMAGPWLRYRGHLDNISNNMLIGAENAFNGKANEVVNQLTGATGEVPAVQRAYKAAGIPSIVVGDHNYGEGSSREHAAMEPRHLGVCAVIVKSFARIHETNLKKQGMLGLTFANEADYDKIREDDTFNFIDLVGFTAGKPLTLELVHADGSSETISLNHTYNEQQIEWFKAGSALNLIKLQEA; translated from the coding sequence ATGGTTTTCGATTTAGATATGATTCGAAAAGTCTACGCAGCTTTCCCTGAGCGCGTGGCAGCAGCTCGTGAAATTGTAGGCCGCCCGCTTACACTTACCGAGAAAATTTTGTACACACACTTGTGGGAAGGAAATGCTTCACAAGCCTATGAGCGTGGAAAATCATACGTGGACTTTGCTCCGGATCGTGTAGCCATGCAGGACGCAACTGCTCAAATGGCATTGTTGCAGTTTATGCAAGCTGGTAAAAAACGGGTAGCCGTGCCCTCAACAGTGCATGCCGATCACCTGATCCAGGCGAAAATCGGTGCCTCTGCAGATTTACAGCGCTCACTCAACGAAAACAATGAAGTATTTAACTTCCTGTCGTCTATCTCTAATAAATACGGTATTGGATTCTGGAAACCGGGCGCAGGGATCATTCACCAGGTAGTGTTGGAAAACTACGCGTTTCCGGGTGGAATGATGATCGGAACGGATTCACACACGGTAAATGCCGGCGGACTCGGAATGGTAGCTGTTGGTGTTGGTGGAGCCGATGCAGTGGATGTAATGGCCGGAATGGCCTGGGAGTTGAAATTCCCGAAACTGATCGGTGTGAAACTAACCGGAACTTTAAACGGCTGGACTTCGGCAAAAGATGTGATCTTAAAAGTAGCAGACATTCTTACCGTAAAAGGTGGAACAGGTGCTATCGTTGAATATTTCGGTGACGGAGCAATCTCGCTTTCTTGTACCGGAAAAGGAACGATTTGTAATATGGGTGCCGAAATCGGTGCTACCACTTCAACATTCGGTTACGATGATTCAATGCGTCGTTACCTTACGGCTACTGGTCGTGCGGATGTTGTCGCATTGGCTGATCAGATTGCCGAGCACTTAACCGGTGATACGGAAGTCTACGCAAATCCGGAAGCTTATTTCGATCAGGTAATTGAAATCGATCTGAATACATTGGAACCACATATTAATGGTCCTTTTACACCGGATCGCGGAACACCTGTTTCCAGAATGAAAGCGGAAGCTGCAGCGAACGGCTGGCCTACTAAAGTAGAGTGGGGATTAATTGGTTCATGTACCAACTCTTCCTATGAAGATATGTCGCGTGCGGCTTCAATTGTTGAGCAGGCAGTAGCGCATGGGATCACACCAAAAGCTGAATTCGGGATTAATCCGGGATCGGAACAGGTGCGTTATACTATAGAGCGCGATGGCATCATTGCGACTTTCGAAAAAATGGGTACGAAAGTATTTACCAACGCATGTGGGCCGTGCATCGGACAATGGGATCGTGCCGGAGCCGAAAAACAAGAGAAAAACACCATTGTTCACTCGTTTAACCGTAATTTCTCAAAACGGGCAGATGGCAATCCGAATACACACGCTTTTGTAACATCGCCTGAAATGGTGGCTGCGTTGGCAATTGCGGGTGACCTTGGGTTTAATCCGCTTACCGATACGTTAACAAATGACAAGGGTGAAGCAGTAAAATTGCTTCCTCCGAAAGGTGATGAGTTGCCAACTAAAGGATTTGATGTGGAAGATCCGGGTTACCAGGCTCCTGCAGCAGACGGAAGTGGTGTGGAGGTATTGGTTGCTCCTGATTCTTCGCGTTTGCAATTGCTTGAATCGTTTCCTCTTTGGAACGGAATGAACATTACCGGTGCCAAATTGCTTATTAAAGCGAAAGGTAAATGTACCACTGACCATATTTCAATGGCTGGTCCATGGTTGCGTTACCGCGGACATTTGGATAACATCTCCAACAATATGCTAATTGGTGCTGAAAATGCATTCAATGGCAAAGCAAACGAAGTTGTGAATCAATTGACCGGCGCTACGGGCGAAGTTCCTGCGGTGCAACGTGCTTATAAAGCAGCAGGCATTCCTTCGATTGTTGTGGGTGACCATAATTACGGTGAAGGTTCATCACGAGAGCACGCAGCAATGGAGCCACGTCATTTAGGAGTTTGTGCGGTAATCGTGAAATCATTCGCGCGTATCCATGAAACCAACCTTAAAAAACAGGGAATGCTTGGTTTGACCTTTGCAAATGAGGCCGATTATGACAAGATCAGAGAAGATGATACCTTCAACTTTATTGATCTGGTTGGTTTTACAGCAGGTAAACCATTGACATTAGAATTGGTTCATGCTGACGGTTCAAGTGAAACTATTTCGTTAAATCATACTTATAATGAGCAGCAAATCGAGTGGTTTAAGGCTGGTTCAGCACTGAATCTGATTAAATTACAAGAGGCGTAA
- a CDS encoding 30S ribosomal protein S6 — MNSYETVFILTPVLSEDQAKEAVQKYESDLASFGGKLKHSENWGLKKLAYPIQKKTTGFYFMFDFEAEGTVIADLELAMKRDERIMRFLTVKMDQHHAAYAEKRRKKMGAAVAPVEA, encoded by the coding sequence ATGAATTCTTACGAAACTGTTTTCATTCTTACTCCCGTTTTGTCTGAAGATCAGGCAAAGGAAGCAGTGCAAAAGTACGAAAGCGATTTGGCGTCATTCGGCGGTAAATTAAAGCACTCAGAGAATTGGGGCCTAAAGAAATTGGCTTACCCTATTCAGAAAAAAACAACCGGATTCTACTTCATGTTTGATTTTGAAGCAGAAGGAACTGTAATCGCAGATTTGGAATTGGCAATGAAACGCGACGAGCGTATCATGCGTTTCCTTACAGTGAAAATGGACCAACACCACGCTGCGTATGCTGAGAAGCGTCGCAAAAAAATGGGTGCAGCTGTTGCTCCGGTTGAAGCTTAA
- the rpsR gene encoding 30S ribosomal protein S18 — MSQNDIRYLTPINIEIKKDKYCRFKKSGIKFIDYKDATFLLRLVNEQGKILPRRITGTSAKYQKKVNKAIKRARHLAILPYVGDMLK; from the coding sequence ATGTCACAAAACGATATTCGCTATCTGACCCCGATTAACATCGAGATCAAAAAAGACAAATACTGCCGTTTCAAGAAAAGCGGTATTAAATTCATCGACTACAAAGACGCTACTTTCTTGTTGCGTTTGGTGAATGAGCAAGGTAAAATCTTACCTCGTCGTATCACAGGAACTTCTGCGAAATACCAGAAGAAAGTAAACAAAGCTATTAAACGTGCTCGTCACCTGGCAATTTTGCCTTACGTTGGCGATATGTTGAAATAG
- a CDS encoding 50S ribosomal protein L9, whose product MEVILKKNIDKLGYKDDVVTVKPGYGRNFLIPQGYATLATASAKKAHEDMMKQRSHKESKVVAEAEAIAAKLAETVVTIGTKVGENGKIFGSVNTVQLSEALKKAGFDIDRKALKIKDEPIKEVGTYEAEANLHKGVKPMFKFEVVGE is encoded by the coding sequence ATGGAAGTAATTCTTAAGAAAAATATTGACAAATTAGGTTACAAAGATGATGTTGTAACTGTAAAGCCTGGTTACGGTCGTAACTTCTTGATTCCTCAAGGGTACGCAACTTTGGCAACGGCTTCTGCGAAAAAAGCGCACGAAGACATGATGAAACAACGTTCTCACAAAGAATCCAAAGTAGTAGCAGAAGCAGAAGCGATCGCAGCGAAATTGGCTGAAACAGTGGTTACTATTGGTACCAAAGTTGGTGAAAACGGAAAAATCTTCGGTTCGGTAAATACTGTTCAATTGTCTGAAGCATTGAAAAAAGCAGGTTTCGATATCGATCGTAAAGCACTTAAAATCAAAGACGAGCCAATCAAAGAAGTTGGAACGTACGAAGCTGAGGCTAACTTGCACAAAGGTGTGAAGCCGATGTTCAAATTTGAAGTTGTAGGAGAATAA
- the rfaD gene encoding ADP-glyceromanno-heptose 6-epimerase: MIVITGAAGFIGSCLVSELNNNGITDLVLVDDFTKSEKSDNLKGKYYTELVERSVFDQWFQSNGEKVSFVYHIGARTDTTEFDKAIFDELNVDYSKMIWKHCVAFNIPLVYASSGATYGLGEIGYDDNEATIPQLQPLNPYGWSKQWFDIWALEQTATPPFWAGLKFFNVYGPNEYHKGRMASVIFHAFNQIQATGGMKLFRSHNPNYDDGGQMRDFVYVKDVVSVCQFLREGKAKSGIYNLGSGVARPFLDLAVNTFKALGKEPNISFIDTPEDIRDKYQYFTEANMAKLISQGYDKPFHSLEEGVTDYVKNYLLEHKYF; the protein is encoded by the coding sequence ATGATTGTAATTACAGGAGCAGCAGGTTTTATCGGGAGTTGTTTGGTGAGTGAACTCAACAACAACGGAATCACGGATTTGGTATTGGTGGATGATTTTACCAAATCTGAAAAGTCTGATAATCTTAAAGGAAAATACTATACTGAGCTTGTTGAACGTTCCGTTTTCGATCAATGGTTTCAGTCCAATGGAGAAAAAGTCTCGTTTGTTTACCACATTGGCGCACGCACCGATACCACCGAATTCGACAAAGCCATTTTTGATGAACTGAACGTTGATTATTCCAAAATGATCTGGAAACACTGCGTGGCATTCAATATTCCACTGGTGTATGCAAGTTCAGGCGCTACATATGGTTTGGGCGAAATCGGTTACGACGATAACGAGGCAACTATTCCACAATTGCAACCGCTCAATCCTTACGGCTGGTCGAAACAATGGTTTGATATCTGGGCATTGGAACAAACGGCGACACCGCCTTTTTGGGCTGGTTTGAAGTTCTTCAATGTTTATGGCCCAAATGAATATCACAAAGGACGAATGGCGTCGGTGATCTTTCATGCGTTCAATCAAATTCAGGCGACGGGCGGTATGAAATTGTTCCGTTCTCACAATCCCAATTACGACGATGGTGGACAAATGCGCGATTTCGTGTATGTAAAAGACGTGGTTTCGGTGTGCCAGTTCCTACGCGAAGGAAAGGCAAAATCGGGCATTTACAACCTTGGTTCGGGAGTTGCACGGCCGTTTCTTGATTTAGCAGTAAATACATTCAAAGCACTTGGCAAAGAGCCGAATATTTCGTTCATCGATACACCGGAAGATATTCGGGATAAATACCAGTATTTCACCGAAGCGAATATGGCAAAACTCATTTCTCAAGGTTATGACAAACCGTTTCATTCGCTGGAAGAAGGTGTAACGGATTATGTGAAAAACTACCTGTTAGAGCACAAGTACTTTTAG